In the Sulfitobacter pacificus genome, one interval contains:
- a CDS encoding phasin family protein, with product MTKTPDMTAMLKDVMGAFPVDTSAMEGAFKTSASLNEKLSGVALNAVEKSTEISTKWTKETVAKMTEMSKAKAEPADYAKAMTDFASASAESAAEHMAAFAEIAKKVQMDTVELMMAAGKDAQEEATAAVKKASNDVQAAAKKATSK from the coding sequence ATGACAAAGACACCAGACATGACAGCGATGCTGAAAGACGTAATGGGTGCTTTCCCGGTTGACACATCCGCAATGGAAGGCGCGTTCAAGACATCCGCTTCCCTGAATGAAAAACTTTCCGGCGTTGCTTTGAACGCAGTTGAGAAATCCACCGAGATTTCCACAAAGTGGACCAAAGAAACAGTTGCGAAAATGACTGAAATGTCAAAAGCCAAAGCTGAGCCAGCGGATTACGCCAAGGCAATGACCGACTTCGCTTCTGCTTCCGCAGAATCCGCAGCCGAGCACATGGCCGCTTTTGCTGAAATCGCCAAGAAGGTCCAGATGGACACTGTTGAGCTGATGATGGCTGCCGGCAAAGACGCACAGGAAGAAGCAACTGCTGCTGTTAAAAAAGCATCTAACGATGTTCAGGCTGCTGCCAAGAAAGCAACATCCAAGTAA